The following are from one region of the Methylophilus sp. DW102 genome:
- a CDS encoding class 1 fructose-bisphosphatase, giving the protein MQLEVFLEKVSVNHGLNVLVSHLAQAGIEIAALIRQGALQGVTEKMTSTNVQGETQMKLDIRSHELAVAQLRASAVVAGVLSEEEDHPVLFETLDAPFLVSMDPLDGSSNLTINGVVGSIFSVLPNIGVSTLGEQAFLQPGQDQRAAAYLMYGPATLMVLTLGQGTHVFTLEHDSNTFMLTQQTVQIAEETSEFAINASNQRYWAPAMQRYINECLQGADGPRGRDFNMRWCASMVMDVHRILTRGGVFLYPHDRKQPVRAGRLRLLYEANPMSLLVSQAGGESIDGKQPILAIQPDSCHQRVPVLLGAKQEIQRLREYHWQDSDHPQVTD; this is encoded by the coding sequence ATGCAATTAGAGGTGTTCTTAGAAAAAGTCTCTGTAAATCACGGCCTGAATGTACTGGTCTCTCATTTGGCCCAGGCGGGCATTGAGATTGCGGCGCTGATCCGCCAAGGGGCGCTGCAGGGCGTGACTGAAAAAATGACCAGCACCAATGTGCAGGGCGAAACCCAGATGAAGCTGGATATCCGCAGCCATGAACTGGCGGTGGCGCAACTGCGCGCTTCTGCGGTGGTCGCTGGGGTCCTGTCAGAAGAAGAAGATCATCCGGTGCTGTTTGAGACGCTGGATGCACCATTTTTGGTCAGTATGGATCCGCTGGATGGCTCTTCTAACCTGACGATTAACGGCGTGGTCGGCAGTATTTTTTCGGTGCTGCCGAATATTGGGGTCTCCACCCTCGGTGAGCAGGCCTTTTTACAACCCGGCCAGGACCAGCGTGCCGCAGCCTATCTCATGTATGGGCCGGCCACCTTAATGGTGCTGACGCTGGGACAAGGCACCCATGTGTTTACGCTGGAACATGACAGCAATACCTTTATGTTGACTCAGCAAACGGTACAAATCGCCGAGGAGACCTCGGAATTTGCCATCAATGCCAGTAACCAGCGCTACTGGGCGCCTGCCATGCAGCGTTACATCAACGAATGCCTGCAAGGCGCGGATGGTCCGCGCGGTCGCGACTTCAATATGCGCTGGTGCGCCAGTATGGTCATGGATGTGCACCGGATTTTAACCCGAGGCGGCGTGTTTCTTTATCCGCACGACCGTAAGCAACCTGTCAGGGCCGGGCGGTTAAGATTACTTTATGAAGCAAACCCGATGAGCTTGCTGGTAAGCCAGGCCGGGGGCGAGAGCATAGACGGCAAGCAGCCGATTCTGGCTATCCAGCCGGACAGTTGTCATCAACGCGTGCCGGTACTGTTAGGCGCCAAACAGGAAATACAGCGCTTGCGCGAGTATCATTGGCAAGACAGTGATCATCCGCAAGTTACCGACTAA
- a CDS encoding DUF2256 domain-containing protein, whose translation MTWRKAWAKNWEQVKYCSERCRRQPRTKAS comes from the coding sequence ATGACCTGGCGCAAGGCCTGGGCCAAGAATTGGGAACAGGTCAAATATTGTTCTGAACGTTGTCGCCGTCAGCCTCGCACAAAAGCGTCATGA
- a CDS encoding cryptochrome/photolyase family protein has protein sequence MRHLVIILGDQLTLDNPALLDFDPAQDHIVMAEVRQESTHVWSHRQRITLFLSAMRHFAECLRAQSFPLTYFALDDHTYPDLPAVWQAMVQQHRPLALKVCEPGDWRIWQQLQALAEQCATPLQVLQDTHFMCSIDQFKRWADHYGEKNTSLRMEFFYRSMRKKYQILMAGDAPEGGDWNYDQDNRQSLGKLGPQDLRPPPTFAPDAVTQAVMTLVNQSFHDHPGALDDFQWAVTREQALTLLAHFVAEKLARFGPYQDAMWQAEPYLWHSLLASALNLKLLNPREVIAAAEQAYRQGQAPLASVEGFIRQILGWREFIRGVYWLEMPALEKANYFNHQGALPAWFWTGQTGMQCLSQCIGQTLQHGYAHHIQRLMVLGLFATLAELSPQQVSDWFLAVYVDAVAWVELPNVAGMALFANGGRFTSKPYVASGAYIQRMSNYCQHCKYDPKQKTGAQACPFTTLYWAFLIKHEALFARNPRTSLMVKHVAKLSAAEKSEITTAARLRLQHVAQL, from the coding sequence ATGAGGCATCTGGTGATTATTTTGGGTGACCAGCTGACACTGGATAACCCGGCCCTGCTGGATTTTGATCCTGCGCAAGACCATATTGTGATGGCCGAGGTCAGACAAGAGTCTACCCATGTTTGGTCACACCGTCAGCGCATTACCCTGTTTCTTTCTGCCATGCGGCATTTTGCCGAGTGCTTGCGTGCACAATCCTTTCCGCTGACCTATTTTGCGCTGGATGATCACACTTATCCCGATTTGCCAGCCGTTTGGCAAGCGATGGTGCAGCAGCATCGGCCTCTCGCCCTCAAAGTATGTGAGCCCGGTGACTGGCGCATCTGGCAGCAATTACAGGCCTTAGCTGAGCAATGTGCTACGCCGCTGCAGGTGCTGCAAGACACCCATTTTATGTGCAGCATCGACCAGTTCAAGCGCTGGGCGGATCACTATGGTGAAAAAAATACTTCTTTGCGCATGGAGTTTTTTTACCGCAGCATGCGTAAAAAATACCAGATTCTGATGGCGGGGGATGCGCCCGAGGGCGGCGACTGGAACTATGACCAGGACAATCGTCAGTCTTTGGGCAAGCTGGGGCCACAAGACCTGCGGCCACCACCTACTTTTGCACCTGATGCTGTGACCCAGGCCGTGATGACCCTGGTCAATCAGAGCTTTCATGATCATCCGGGAGCCTTGGATGACTTTCAATGGGCGGTCACCCGTGAGCAAGCACTCACCTTGCTGGCACATTTTGTTGCAGAAAAGCTGGCGCGGTTTGGCCCATATCAAGATGCGATGTGGCAAGCAGAGCCATACTTGTGGCATTCACTGCTGGCCTCGGCCTTAAACCTCAAATTGCTCAATCCGCGCGAAGTGATTGCCGCCGCTGAGCAGGCGTATCGGCAGGGGCAAGCGCCTTTGGCCAGTGTGGAGGGCTTTATCCGGCAGATTTTGGGCTGGCGCGAGTTTATCCGTGGCGTATATTGGCTGGAAATGCCCGCGCTGGAAAAGGCCAATTATTTTAACCATCAAGGGGCGCTGCCCGCCTGGTTCTGGACGGGGCAAACTGGCATGCAGTGTTTATCGCAGTGTATCGGGCAAACCTTGCAGCATGGTTATGCGCATCATATTCAGCGTCTGATGGTGCTCGGCTTGTTTGCAACGCTGGCAGAATTGTCCCCGCAACAGGTTTCGGACTGGTTTTTGGCGGTGTATGTTGATGCAGTGGCGTGGGTGGAGTTACCCAATGTCGCGGGTATGGCCCTGTTTGCCAACGGCGGCCGCTTTACCAGCAAGCCGTATGTGGCCAGTGGTGCATACATCCAGCGCATGAGCAATTATTGCCAGCACTGCAAATATGACCCTAAACAAAAAACGGGGGCGCAGGCTTGCCCGTTCACCACCTTGTATTGGGCATTTTTAATCAAGCATGAGGCATTGTTTGCACGCAATCCGCGGACCAGTTTGATGGTGAAACATGTGGCAAAACTTTCCGCGGCAGAAAAGAGCGAGATCACCACGGCTGCCCGGTTGCGATTGCAACACGTCGCGCAGCTATAA
- a CDS encoding tRNA threonylcarbamoyladenosine dehydratase — MDLDLSVDVEMARRFSGVRRLYGEPGLARLQQSHVMVIGIGGVGSWAAEALARNAVGKLTLVDLDNIAESNMNRQIHALSGNLGKAKVTAMQERIAEINPVCVVNEIEDFVTPDNLAQMLAGQPDLIVDCMDDTKAKIALAAYCKQHSLPLVMVGSAGGKLDATRLRLADLAHVQGDRMLSKVRNQLRRDHGFPKASDHKKSSKFGLIAVYSDEPVERPQEACETPQAGLTGLNCAGYGSSICVTASAGFIAAQQAIQQLLSAAASNLPP, encoded by the coding sequence ATGGATTTGGACTTGTCTGTCGATGTCGAGATGGCGCGCCGCTTTTCCGGCGTGCGCCGCTTGTATGGTGAGCCGGGCCTGGCGCGTTTGCAGCAATCGCATGTCATGGTGATCGGCATCGGTGGTGTTGGCTCCTGGGCCGCTGAGGCACTGGCGCGCAATGCGGTGGGCAAGCTCACGCTGGTAGACCTGGATAATATTGCCGAATCGAACATGAATCGCCAGATTCATGCACTGTCAGGCAATCTGGGCAAGGCCAAGGTCACGGCCATGCAGGAGCGGATTGCCGAAATTAATCCCGTATGTGTCGTGAACGAGATTGAGGATTTTGTGACGCCGGACAATCTCGCGCAAATGCTGGCCGGGCAACCAGACCTGATTGTGGACTGCATGGATGACACCAAAGCCAAAATTGCGCTGGCGGCTTATTGCAAACAACACAGCTTACCGCTGGTGATGGTGGGCAGCGCCGGGGGCAAGCTTGATGCGACGCGGTTGCGCCTGGCGGACCTCGCGCATGTGCAGGGTGACCGCATGCTGTCAAAAGTGCGTAATCAATTGCGCCGTGACCATGGCTTTCCCAAAGCCTCGGATCACAAAAAATCAAGCAAGTTTGGCCTGATAGCCGTGTATTCAGATGAGCCCGTGGAGCGCCCGCAAGAGGCTTGCGAGACGCCTCAAGCCGGCCTGACTGGCCTGAATTGTGCGGGCTATGGTTCCAGTATCTGCGTGACGGCGAGTGCGGGCTTTATTGCCGCGCAGCAGGCGATTCAACAGCTACTTTCTGCAGCAGCTTCCAATCTGCCACCTTAA
- the tpiA gene encoding triose-phosphate isomerase: protein MRQKLVVGNWKLHGGLLENQGLLNRLKQELHDLQGMDAAVCLPYVYLFQAQALLQDSAIAWGAQNVSQYTEGAFTSCISAKMVAEFGCTYTIIGHSERRALKLESNQVATKRMLNALHAGLTPIFCVGETLDERDGDMAELIVRNQMLNVVYGLDDEAFALAKKFNMVIAYEPVWAIGTGEHASPDQAQRMHAFIRMMIAERDREFADQIRIVYGGSMTPQNAHSLLSMPDIDGGLLGRAALVAEDFIEICKIASRCYQQKKVFKEPSDAIPVFEA, encoded by the coding sequence ATGCGACAAAAATTAGTGGTTGGTAACTGGAAGCTACACGGTGGGTTGCTCGAAAACCAGGGCTTACTCAACCGTCTCAAGCAAGAACTGCACGATCTGCAGGGCATGGATGCGGCGGTCTGCCTGCCCTATGTCTACCTGTTTCAGGCGCAAGCCCTGTTGCAGGATTCGGCCATTGCCTGGGGCGCGCAAAATGTCAGCCAGTATACAGAGGGCGCATTTACCTCCTGTATTTCGGCCAAAATGGTCGCCGAGTTCGGTTGCACCTACACCATTATCGGGCATTCCGAGCGCCGTGCGCTCAAGCTGGAAAGCAATCAGGTTGCCACCAAGCGCATGCTCAATGCCCTGCATGCCGGGCTGACGCCGATTTTTTGTGTGGGTGAAACGCTAGATGAGCGCGATGGCGATATGGCCGAGTTGATTGTGCGTAACCAGATGCTGAATGTGGTCTACGGCTTGGATGACGAAGCATTTGCGCTGGCCAAAAAATTCAATATGGTGATCGCCTATGAGCCGGTGTGGGCGATCGGCACCGGCGAGCATGCCAGCCCGGATCAGGCGCAGCGGATGCATGCGTTTATCCGCATGATGATTGCCGAGCGTGATCGCGAATTTGCCGACCAAATCCGCATTGTGTATGGCGGCAGCATGACCCCGCAAAATGCCCACAGCTTGTTGAGCATGCCAGATATTGATGGCGGCTTGCTTGGGCGTGCGGCGCTGGTGGCGGAAGACTTTATCGAAATCTGCAAGATTGCCAGCCGCTGCTATCAGCAAAAAAAGGTATTTAAGGAACCATCGGACGCCATTCCAGTCTTTGAGGCATGA
- the fba gene encoding class II fructose-bisphosphate aldolase (catalyzes the reversible aldol condensation of dihydroxyacetonephosphate and glyceraldehyde 3-phosphate in the Calvin cycle, glycolysis, and/or gluconeogenesis), whose amino-acid sequence MALISLRQLLDHAAEHSYGLPAFNINNMEQILSIMKAADEVDSPVILQASAGARGYAGESFLRKMVEAAIEQYPHIPVCMHQDHGASPKVCQMAIRSGFSSVMMDGSLKEDGKTPASYEYNVEMTRRVVEFAHAVGVSVEGELGVLGSLETGMAGEEDGVGAEGKLDESQLLTDPDEAAAFVAATKVDALAIAIGTSHGAYKFTRPPSAETLSIKRIREIHAKIPNTHLVMHGSSSVPQSLLEQIRQYGGNIKETYGVPVSQIVEGIKNGVRKVNIDTDIRLAMTAAIRAHMAEHPEEFDPRKYFKEAITAAQHLCKERFEAFGSAGQASKIKVISLEKMAAIY is encoded by the coding sequence ATGGCATTAATTTCGCTCAGACAATTATTGGACCACGCGGCCGAACACAGTTATGGACTGCCCGCCTTCAATATCAACAATATGGAGCAGATTCTCTCCATCATGAAGGCGGCGGATGAGGTGGATAGCCCGGTGATTTTACAGGCTTCTGCCGGTGCGCGCGGTTATGCGGGCGAGTCTTTTCTGCGCAAAATGGTGGAAGCAGCGATTGAGCAGTATCCGCATATTCCGGTGTGTATGCACCAGGACCATGGCGCTTCGCCCAAGGTCTGCCAGATGGCGATCCGTAGTGGATTCTCGAGCGTGATGATGGATGGTTCGCTCAAAGAGGACGGTAAAACACCGGCCAGTTATGAATACAATGTCGAGATGACCCGCCGAGTGGTTGAGTTTGCGCATGCGGTGGGTGTCTCGGTGGAAGGCGAGCTCGGGGTGTTGGGTTCGCTTGAAACCGGCATGGCAGGCGAGGAAGATGGCGTAGGCGCGGAAGGCAAACTGGACGAGTCGCAGCTGCTGACGGACCCTGACGAAGCGGCTGCCTTTGTCGCGGCCACCAAGGTCGATGCGCTGGCGATTGCCATTGGGACCAGCCATGGCGCCTATAAATTTACACGGCCGCCTTCAGCCGAAACCTTGTCGATTAAACGTATTCGCGAGATTCACGCCAAAATCCCCAATACGCATCTGGTGATGCATGGTTCCTCCAGCGTGCCACAGTCTTTACTGGAGCAGATCCGGCAATATGGTGGCAATATCAAGGAAACCTATGGCGTGCCAGTGTCTCAAATTGTCGAGGGCATTAAAAACGGGGTGCGCAAGGTCAATATTGATACCGATATCCGTCTGGCAATGACTGCGGCGATCCGCGCACATATGGCCGAGCATCCTGAAGAGTTCGATCCGCGCAAATACTTCAAGGAAGCGATTACCGCGGCGCAGCATTTGTGCAAAGAGCGGTTTGAGGCTTTTGGCAGTGCCGGTCAGGCCAGCAAAATCAAGGTGATTTCACTGGAGAAAATGGCGGCTATTTATTAA